Genomic window (Deltaproteobacteria bacterium):
AATAGCACTCGCGGCCCCGCTTGCCGCTGATCCGGTACGAGCGGTCGGGCCGGACGCGCGCGAAGTGGTAGGTCGCGTCGGGATTGTCACCCCCGAGCTTGCGGGTGGGAGAGACCATCCTGACGAACTCCGGACGCTCCGGGTCGCCTTCCAGATAGAAATCGGTTGCGGCACTGGTCAGGTGGAGGAGGTAGCGGAAGCTCTCGATGACACCGATTTCGCCTCCGCTCCGATCCGGATCGAGGTACATCTCCGCCGCCTCGCGCAGCGTGTTCACCAGCCCCTGGAAAGCTTCGGCGGATTTGTAAGTGGGTTTGGTCATGGCTACCTCGCGTCTCGGCCAAAAATCTATCGCGTCCGTGCCGACATGTGCAACGCCGGCAATCAACGGCGCACAGTCTTGCGCGCGGGTCCGCTGGATTGCTCGGTTCGGCCCGGTTCAGGCGCTAGGCTCTTGCGCCGGACTCTGCTATGCGCGGCAAGTGATGCTGACCCTGCCGAACTTCCTCACGCTGTTGCGTATTATCGGGATACCGGTGTTCGTGATTTTGCTGACCGGTAGGCATTTCGGCAGCGCTCTGGTTTTGTTCGTGGCGGCCGCGCTCACCGACGCCATCGACGGTGCCGTCGCCCGGATCATGGACTCGCGCTCGGAGTTGGGCGCGGTGCTCGATCCGCTCGCTGACAAGCTGCTCCAGGTCAGTTCCTTCATCGTCCTCACCATGATCGGCGCCATTCCATACTGGTTGCTCGTCATCGTGATCAGCCGCGACGTGATCATCCTGCTCGGCTACGCGGCGATCTACTTCGTGGCCGCTAAGCCGATGGCAGTTGACCCGACCGCTCTCGGGAAAGCCACCACCTTCTTCCAGCTCTTCACCATCGGGTTTGCCGTAACCGGCCTGGCGCGGCCCGACTTGCCGGTGGCGCTCGGCAACCAACTGATTCAGTACTGCACCGGCGCCGCCAGCGCGGCTTCGGGGCTGCACTACGTTTACAGCGGGCTGCTGTACTACCAACGATCGGGTGCGGCGGCGAAGGGAGAGGCGGCATGAGACGCAGCGCGAGCGCCGGGGCGGTGCTGGGGCTCACCCTGGCACTGCTGCTGGCGGCAATCGCCGGCGCCGGCAGCGCCGCGGCGCAGAGCGCCCGGGAGCTGCTCGATCAGGTCAAGGCGCTCAACGGCAGCACGCGCAAGTGGAGCGATCGCACCCAACGGCTCACTCTGCGCATCACTGATCGCCGCGGCAACGAGCGCGTGCGCGACCTCGTCATCTACATGAAGAAATACCCCGAGGACGCCAGCCGCTCGATCGTCTTCTTCGACTCGCCGCCGGAAATCAAAGGCACCGGCTTTCTGCAGTGGGCCAACGCCCACAAGCCCGACGAGCAGTGGCTCTATCTGCCCGAACTCAAGCGCGTCCGCCAAATCGCCGCCGGCAGCAAGCGCGAGAGCTTCGTCGGCACCGACTTCAGTTACGAGGACCTCGCCATCATCAGCCAGATCACCGATTGGAGCGAGGCCGACGCCAGTACCGCACTGCTGCGGCAGGAAGAGATTGACGGAGCGGCCGCGGCCGCCCTCGAGTTCACTCCCACCGGCAAAGACCTCGGTTATGCCCGCGTGCGCATCTGGCTGCGGCTGGCCGACCTGGTCATCCTCAAGTTCGAGTTCGACGACAAGAAAGGCGGCGTGGCCAAGGTGCTTACCGCCAGTGATATCCGCCCGGTCGGCAGCATCCCCACCGCCTTTCGCTTCTTGATGCAGAACGTGCAGAGCGGCAGCCACACCACCGCCGAGTTCAACACCATCACCTATGACAACGGCCTCGCCGACGACGTGTTCACTCAGCGCATGCTCGAACGCGGCGG
Coding sequences:
- a CDS encoding outer membrane lipoprotein-sorting protein; the encoded protein is MRRSASAGAVLGLTLALLLAAIAGAGSAAAQSARELLDQVKALNGSTRKWSDRTQRLTLRITDRRGNERVRDLVIYMKKYPEDASRSIVFFDSPPEIKGTGFLQWANAHKPDEQWLYLPELKRVRQIAAGSKRESFVGTDFSYEDLAIISQITDWSEADASTALLRQEEIDGAAAAALEFTPTGKDLGYARVRIWLRLADLVILKFEFDDKKGGVAKVLTASDIRPVGSIPTAFRFLMQNVQSGSHTTAEFNTITYDNGLADDVFTQRMLERGGV
- a CDS encoding CDP-alcohol phosphatidyltransferase family protein, whose amino-acid sequence is MMLTLPNFLTLLRIIGIPVFVILLTGRHFGSALVLFVAAALTDAIDGAVARIMDSRSELGAVLDPLADKLLQVSSFIVLTMIGAIPYWLLVIVISRDVIILLGYAAIYFVAAKPMAVDPTALGKATTFFQLFTIGFAVTGLARPDLPVALGNQLIQYCTGAASAASGLHYVYSGLLYYQRSGAAAKGEAA